Proteins encoded together in one Vitis vinifera cultivar Pinot Noir 40024 chromosome 4, ASM3070453v1 window:
- the LOC100254252 gene encoding 17.3 kDa class II heat shock protein, whose translation MDLRMMGFDSPLFSALQHKLDAADDSEKSVSAPTRTYVRDAKAMAATPVDVKEYPNSFTFIVDMPGLKSGDIKVQVEDDNVLVISGERKREEEKEDAKHVIMERRVGKFMRKFALPENADTDKISAVCQDGVLTVTVEKLPPPAPKKPRTIEVKMA comes from the coding sequence ATGGATTTGAGGATGATGGGCTTCGATTCTCCACTCTTCTCTGCCCTCCAACACAAGCTCGACGCCGCCGACGACTCCGAGAAGTCCGTCAGCGCACCCACTCGCACCTACGTCCGCGACGCCAAGGCCATGGCGGCTACGCCGGTGGACGTCAAGGAGTACCCGAATTCCTTCACCTTCATCGTCGACATGCCGGGGCTGAAATCCGGCGACATCAAGGTTCAGGTGGAGGACGACAATGTGCTGGTGATCAGCGGAGAGAGGAAGCGCGAGGAAGAGAAGGAAGACGCCAAGCACGTGATAATGGAGAGGAGGGTGGggaagtttatgaggaagttTGCTTTGCCGGAGAATGCGGATACTGATAAGATCTCCGCGGTTTGTCAAGATGGAGTGTTGACCGTCACAGTTGAGAAGCTCCCACCGCCGGCGCCCAAGAAGCCCAGGACCATTGAGGTTAAGATGGCTTAA
- the LOC100243983 gene encoding small heat shock protein 17.3 kDa (The RefSeq protein has 1 substitution compared to this genomic sequence) has product MDLRMIGLDSPLFSALQHMLDAADDSDKSVSAPTRTYVRDAKAMAATPADVKEYPNSYAFIIDMPGLKSGDIKVQVEDDNVLVISGGRKREEEKEGAKYVKMERRVGKFMRKFVLPENANTDKISAICQDGVLTVTVEKLPPPEPKKPKTIEVKIA; this is encoded by the coding sequence ATGGATTTGAGAATGATTGGCCTCGACTCTCCACTCTTCTCAGCCCTCCAACACATGCTCGACGCCGCCGACGACTCCGACAAGTCCGTCAGCGCCCCCACTCGCACCTACGTCCGCGATGCTAAGGCCATGGCTGCGACGCCGGCGGACGTCAAGGAGTACCCCAATTCCTACGCCTTCATCATCGACATGCCGGGGCTGAAGTCCGGCGACATCAAGGTGCAGGTGGAGGACGACAATGTGCTGGTGATCAGCGGAGAGAGGAAGCGCGAGGAGGAGAAGGAAGGCGCCAAGTATGTAAAAATGGAGAGAAGGGTGGggaagtttatgaggaagttTGTGTTGCCTGAGAATGCCAATACTGACAAGATCTCCGCGATTTGTCAGGATGGGGTGTTGACCGTCACAGTGGAGAAGTTGCCTCCGCCGGAGCCCAAGAAACCCAAGACCATTGAGGTGAAGATCGCCTAA
- the LOC100244060 gene encoding protein PLASTID MOVEMENT IMPAIRED 1-RELATED 1 isoform X2 — translation MMLSKIESGKNHGRDSNGGELLHDIKALSKALYMDQTPSKALISSSQARSQSVGKTRLSESKSKIFEEDFLQKDKKSSTWNWKKSIKALTHIRDRKFNCCFFLHVHSIEGLPSNFNDYSLCVHWKRKDEVLHTCPSHICQGVAEFEETIMHRCSVYGHRSGTHNSAKYEARHFLLYASVVGKPGLDMGKHWVDLTKLLPVTLDELEEDKSSGKWSTSYKLSGMAKGATLNVSYGFLIMKDNSIESNNVIFPELLNLNQNRTSTGNDMLQQVGSIPSHGSRCPSLSLDVKILNEGFPNPGLELSRSISFIYKKLDEGKLGNSLGSDIFSEDVESFKPKPNLFFESAEEIIGSDCDDAEFDVTEKGIEFSTKELLKLEDGAAQPYGGSKVETVHVDEIIKDEETDCDLKNDFYGKCKDGDVMDDDNFKENSAYTKDSSMEELEYFLDSLSISDSAELHSPLAMSDFLEQENYLEVKSKFKASKAVKKSLSLDDATESVASEFLKMLGIEDSSFGLSADSDLESPRECLLRQFEKDNLASGNFIFDSEETEVQTQFGCDAPTGSDSGNFGTPTGSEFGNCCKDLHFISVIQAAEEEHKTMGQPLVSRRKAKMLEDLETVALMQEWGLSEKVFQNSPRYSSGGFGSPIYLPPEEPVRLPPLGEGLGPFIQTKDGGFLRSMHPSVFRNVKNGGSLIMQASVLVVLPAEMGADIMEILQHLASIGIEKFSMQASKLMPLEDITGKTMHQIACEAAFALEVPERHTSFVHESEVGQDTFGLGNTAEEFSSWQNNDNLNSSSVGGEMVSDYVSLEDLAPSAMDKIEVLSIEGLRIHSGMSDEEAPSCISSKYVEEISDFDGKKTVNLIRTLDFEGAVGLHLLNASDIGSDDNGLMSLSLTLDEWLRLDSGIICDEDQISEHTSKILAAHHAKCMDLVNGRLKRDRKWGKASGRKWGMLQNNFTVALMVQLRDPFRNYEPVGAPVLALIQVERVFFPPKPKIYNMESEPSNSGEVVDQHESVVKGEVDGEIKEKEEDEELISQFKITQVHVAGVNTEPGRKKLWCSASQHQSGFRWLLANGIDKTNKHVLSKSKVIVKASSQVRAQVWPGEILWSISCRFNGTRAKWKELAALNLHIRNPDVIFPSETVRL, via the exons ATGATGCTGTCAAAAATTGAATCTGGTAAAAATCATGGTAGAGATTCAAATGGTGGTGAGTTATTGCATGATATCAAGGCTTTAAGCAAAGCCCTTTACATGGACCAAACCCCTTCAAAAGCTTTGATTTCCTCATCCCAAGCTCGATCCCAATCTGTAGGAAAAACCCGTTTATCAGAATCAAAGTCCAAGATCTTTGAGGAAGACTTCCTGCAGAAGGATAAGAAATCATCAACATGGAACTGGAAAAAGAGCATAAAAGCTTTGACTCATATCCGGGATCGTAAATTCAATTGTTGTTTCTTTCTCCATGTACATTCAATTGAAGGACTGCCCTCAAATTTCAATGATTATAGTTTATGTGTTCATTGGAAACGAAAGGATGAGGTGTTGCACACTTGCCCATCTCATATTTGTCAGGGAGTGGCTGAATTTGAAGAGACTATAATGCATCGATGTTCTGTTTATGGTCATCGAAGTGGAACTCACAATTCGGCGAAGTATGAGGCTAGGCATTTCTTGCTGTATGCATCTGTTGTTGGGAAACCAGGGCTTGATATGGGGAAGCACTGGGTTGATCTTACAAAGTTGCTTCCGGTTACTCTGGATGAGTTAGAGGAGGACAAAAGTTCAGGGAAGTGGTCAACAAGCTATAAGCTCTCAGGCATGGCTAAAGGGGCGACTTTAAATGTTAGTTATGGTTTTTTGATAATGAAGGATAATTCGATTGAGAGTAATAATGTGATCTTTCCTgagcttttaaatttaaatcagAATAGGACAAGCACAGGCAATGACATGCTTCAGCAGGTTGGGAGCATCCCTAGCCATGGGTCTCGTTGCCCTTCTCTATCATTGGATGTCAAAATCCTTAATGAAGGTTTTCCAAATCCTGGGCTTGAGCTTTCTCGCTCTATAAGTTTTATATATAAGAAACTTGATGAAGGGAAGTTGGGTAATTCATTAGGGTCTGATATTTTCTCTGAAGATGTGGAGTCTTTCAAACCAAAGCCCAATTTGTTCTTTGAGTCTGCTGAAGAAATTATTGGAAGTGATTGTGATGATGCAGAGTTTGATGTCACTGAGAAGGGGATAGAATTTTCCACAAAGGAACTGTTGAAACTGGAAGATGGTGCTGCTCAACCTTATGGTGGCTCTAAAGTGGAAACTGTTCATGTGGATGAGATTATTAAGGATGAGGAGACAGACTGTGATTTGAAGAATGATTTCTATGGTAAGTGTAAAGACGGGGATGTAATGGATGATGACAACTTCAAAGAGAATAGTGCATACACCAAAGATTCATCAATGGAAGAACTTGAGTACTTTCTTGACAGCCTGTCAATTTCAGATTCAGCAGAGTTGCATTCTCCGCTGGCCATGAGTGACTTTCTTGAGCAAGAAAACTACTTGGAGGTTAAGTCGAAGTTTAAAGCAAGTAAGGCAGTAAAAAAATCGCTTAGCTTGGATGATGCGACAGAATCTGTGGCAAGTGAATTCTTAAAAATGCTGGGAATAGAGGATAGCTCATTTGGTCTGAGTGCTGATAGTGACCTTGAGTCTCCAAGAGAGTGTCTTTTGAGACAGTTTGAAAAGGATAACCTAGCTTCTGGAAACTTCATTTTTGACTCTGAAGAAACAGAAGTACAGACTCAGTTTGGCTGTGATGCTCCAACTGGGTCTGACTCTGGGAATTTTGGGACTCCAACTGGTTCTGAGTTTGGGAACTGTTGCAAAGATTTACATTTTATTTCGGTTATTCAAGCTGCTGAAGAGGAACACAAGACAATGGGTCAGCCGCTGGTAAGTAGAAGGAAAGCAAAAATGCTTGAAGACTTGGAGACTGTGGCTCTAATGCAAGAATGGGGCTTGAGTGAGAAGGTCTTTCAGAATTCTCCTCGCTATAGCTCTGGTGGATTTGGAAGTCCAATCTATCTCCCCCCTGAAGAGCCTGTCAGATTACCTCCGCTCGGCGAAGGCTTGGGGCCATTCATTCAGACGAAGGATGGAGGCTTTCTGCGTTCTATGCACCCCTCAGTTTTCCGAAATGTGAAGAATGGTGGGAGCTTGATTATGCAAGCTTCTGTTTTAGTTGTGTTACCTGCAGAAATGGGTGCTGATATTATGGAAATATTACAGCATTTGGCATCAATTGGAATTGAAAAATTCTCAATGCAGGCCAGTAAGTTAATGCCTTTGGAGGATATCACTGGGAAGACAATGCATCAAATAGCATGTGAGGCTGCATTTGCATTGGAGGTGCCTGAGAG GCATACTTCATTTGTGCATGAATCAGAGGTTGGGCAAGATACATTTGGTTTGGGAAATACTGCTGAAGAATTTTCATCTTGGCAGAATAATGATAACCTGAACTCAAGTTCAGTAGGAGGTGAGATGGTCTCAGACTATGTATCACTGGAAGATCTTGCACCTTCGGCAATGGATAAGATTGAAGTTCTCTCAATTGAAGGATTAAGAATTCATTCTGGGATGTCAGATGAGGAGGCACCTTCATGCATCAGTTCCAAGTATGTTGAGGAAATCTCTGACTTTGATGGGAAGAAGACTGTCAACTTGATTAGGACTCTTGATTTTGAAGGAGCTGTAGGATTGCATCTATTGAATGCCAGTGATATTGGCAGTGATGACAATGGACTAATGAGCCTGTCTCTAACATTGGATGAGTGGTTGAGGCTGGATTCTGGAATCATCTGTGATGAGGATCAAATTAGCGAGCATACTTCAAAGATCCTTGCAGCCCATCATGCTAAGTGCATGGATCTGGTAAATGGAAGGTTGAAAAGAGACAGAAAATGGGGCAAAGCCTCTGGTAGGAAGTGGGGTATGTTGCAGAACAACTTTACAGTTGCTCTCATGGTGCAGCTTAGAGATCCCTTTAGAAACTATGAACCAGTAGGTGCCCCAGTGCTTGCTCTAATCCAAGTGGAGAGAGTATTTTTCCCTCCAAAACCCAAAATATATAACATGGAGTCAGAACCCAGCAACAGTGGGGAAGTGGTGGATCAGCACGAGTCAGTGGTAAAGGGGGAGGTGGATGGTGAGataaaagagaaggaagaagacgAAGAACTCATTTCTCAGTTCAAAATCACTCAGGTCCATGTTGCAGGTGTAAATACCGAGCCTGGTAGGAAAAAGCTTTGGTGTTCTGCATCACAGCATCAATCTGGATTCCGTTGGTTGCTTGCTAATGGAATAGATAAGACTAATAAGCATGTGCTTTCAAAGTCAAAGGTTATAGTAAAAGCTTCCTCCCAAGTGAGAGCACAGGTGTGGCCTGGTGAAATCTTGTGGAGCATCTCCTGTCGTTTTAATGGCACAAGAGCTAAATGGAAGGAGTTGGCAGCACTGAATCTACATATACGAAACCCTGATGTTATCTTTCCCAGTGAAACTGTCAGATTGTGA
- the LOC100261190 gene encoding 25S rRNA (cytosine-C(5))-methyltransferase NSUN5, whose amino-acid sequence MVSSKTAATTASRAKKPKEQRLSKADRSSYFARREAAKVLQCVLQGDAKRRAVGSIKSLVYSPSVRNKKATFALVCQTLKHLSIIKDVLDSARILNAKWKRQEGLMYIITYDILFGQEISSVGDAEKFLLLQKDAIQLALARLLVRKKVKRVEDLMALYQIPDVSKPRFVRVNTLKLDVESAFHELGKQNMVQKDDMVPDLLILPPGSDLHNHPLVRNGSVFMQGKASSMVAVALGPEPGWEVLDACSAPGNKTVHLAALMNGKGKIIACELDNERVKRLEDTVRLSGAANIEVLHGDFLNLNPMDPSYSKVRAILLDPSCSGSGTTAERLDHLLPSYAAGDATDVAGTERLNKLAAFQKKALEHALSFPAVEKVVYSTCSIHQIENEDVIKSVLPLAASHGFQLATPFPQWPRRGLPVFEGSEHLLRTHPVEDKEGFFIALFVRKSIARSLEQPIKTRKNNKVKSAKRNATMNHNKSVMPFPFTRLSKLLLHSHLRLQTYKKLNLST is encoded by the exons ATGGTGTCTTCGAAAACGGCGGCGACGACAGCCTCACGCGCCAAGAAGCCGAAGGAGCAGCGGCTAAGCAAAGCCGACCGGTCTTCATACTTCGCTAGAAGGGAAGCCGCGAAGGTCCTGCAGTGCGTTCTCCAAGGAGACGCTAAGCGGCGAGCCGTCGGCTCCATCAAATCGCTGGTCTATAGCCCCTCGGTGAGGAACAAGAAGGCCACCTTCGCGCTCGTCTGTCAAACTCTGAAGC ATCTTTCAATTATCAAGGATGTTTTGGACTCTGCTAGGATTCTAAATGCCAAGTGGAAG AGGCAAGAGGGATTGATGTATATAATCACTTACGATATTCTATTTGGGCAG GAAATTTCATCAGTTGGTGATGCAGAGAAATTTCTACTGCTTCAGAAAGATGCTATACAGTTAGCTCTAGCACGGCTTTTGGTGCGAAAGAAGGTGAAACGTGTTGAAGACTTGATGGCTCTTTATCAAATTCCTG ATGTTTCAAAACCTCGTTTTGTTCGTGTAAATACTCTGAAGTTGGATGTTGAGTCTGCCTTCCACGAGTTAGGGAAACAGAACATG GTTCAGAAAGATGATATGGTTCCTGACTTGTTAATACTCCCACCAGGTAGTGATTTGCATAATCATCCTCTGGTCAGAAATGGTAGTGTTTTCATGCAA GGGAAAGCAAGCTCAATGGTGGCGGTAGCACTTGGGCCAGAGCCTGGATGGGAG gTTCTTGATGCATGTTCAGCTCCAGGAAACAAGACCGTGCACCTTGCTGCACTTATGAATGGAAAGGGAAAGATTATAGCATGTGAACTGGATAATGAAAGGGTTAAACGTTTAGAGGACACTGTCCGACTTTCTGGGGCTGCTA ACATAGAAGTTTTGCACGGGGACTTTTTAAACCTAAATCCGATGGATCCATCATACTCAAAG GTTCGTGCTATTCTCTTAGATCCTTCCTGCTCTGGATCTGGAACCACTGCCGAGAGATTAGATCATCTGCTCCCGTCATATGCTGCAG GCGATGCCACAGATGTTGCTGGCACAGAAAGGCTAAACAAGCTTGCTGCTTTTCAAAAGAAGGCTTTGGAACATGCATTATCTT TTCCAGCAGTCGAGAAAGTTGTCTACAGCACATGCTCCATCCatcaaattgaaaatgaagACGTAATCAAATCTGTCCTACCCCTTGCTGCATCACATGGTTTTCAACTCGCAACACCATTCCCTCAGTGGCCTCGGCGTGGCCTCCCTGTTTTTGAAGGCT CTGAACATCTGCTTCGAACCCATCCAGTTGAGGACAAAGAGGGCTTCTTCATTGCTCTGTTTGTCAGAAAGAGCATTGCCAGAAGCTTGGAACAGCCAATCAAAACCCGTAAGAACAACAAGGTGAAATCTGCCAAAAGAAATGCAACCATGAACCATAATAAATCTGTGATGCCTTTTCCTTTCACTAGACTGTCCAAATTGTTGCTACATTCTCATCTGAGATTACAGACTTACAAGAAACTAAATCTGTCTACTTGA
- the LOC100244060 gene encoding protein PLASTID MOVEMENT IMPAIRED 1-RELATED 1 isoform X1, producing MNDSPEYSIRMMLSKIESGKNHGRDSNGGELLHDIKALSKALYMDQTPSKALISSSQARSQSVGKTRLSESKSKIFEEDFLQKDKKSSTWNWKKSIKALTHIRDRKFNCCFFLHVHSIEGLPSNFNDYSLCVHWKRKDEVLHTCPSHICQGVAEFEETIMHRCSVYGHRSGTHNSAKYEARHFLLYASVVGKPGLDMGKHWVDLTKLLPVTLDELEEDKSSGKWSTSYKLSGMAKGATLNVSYGFLIMKDNSIESNNVIFPELLNLNQNRTSTGNDMLQQVGSIPSHGSRCPSLSLDVKILNEGFPNPGLELSRSISFIYKKLDEGKLGNSLGSDIFSEDVESFKPKPNLFFESAEEIIGSDCDDAEFDVTEKGIEFSTKELLKLEDGAAQPYGGSKVETVHVDEIIKDEETDCDLKNDFYGKCKDGDVMDDDNFKENSAYTKDSSMEELEYFLDSLSISDSAELHSPLAMSDFLEQENYLEVKSKFKASKAVKKSLSLDDATESVASEFLKMLGIEDSSFGLSADSDLESPRECLLRQFEKDNLASGNFIFDSEETEVQTQFGCDAPTGSDSGNFGTPTGSEFGNCCKDLHFISVIQAAEEEHKTMGQPLVSRRKAKMLEDLETVALMQEWGLSEKVFQNSPRYSSGGFGSPIYLPPEEPVRLPPLGEGLGPFIQTKDGGFLRSMHPSVFRNVKNGGSLIMQASVLVVLPAEMGADIMEILQHLASIGIEKFSMQASKLMPLEDITGKTMHQIACEAAFALEVPERHTSFVHESEVGQDTFGLGNTAEEFSSWQNNDNLNSSSVGGEMVSDYVSLEDLAPSAMDKIEVLSIEGLRIHSGMSDEEAPSCISSKYVEEISDFDGKKTVNLIRTLDFEGAVGLHLLNASDIGSDDNGLMSLSLTLDEWLRLDSGIICDEDQISEHTSKILAAHHAKCMDLVNGRLKRDRKWGKASGRKWGMLQNNFTVALMVQLRDPFRNYEPVGAPVLALIQVERVFFPPKPKIYNMESEPSNSGEVVDQHESVVKGEVDGEIKEKEEDEELISQFKITQVHVAGVNTEPGRKKLWCSASQHQSGFRWLLANGIDKTNKHVLSKSKVIVKASSQVRAQVWPGEILWSISCRFNGTRAKWKELAALNLHIRNPDVIFPSETVRL from the exons ATGAATGATTCCCCAGAATATTCAATCCGG ATGATGCTGTCAAAAATTGAATCTGGTAAAAATCATGGTAGAGATTCAAATGGTGGTGAGTTATTGCATGATATCAAGGCTTTAAGCAAAGCCCTTTACATGGACCAAACCCCTTCAAAAGCTTTGATTTCCTCATCCCAAGCTCGATCCCAATCTGTAGGAAAAACCCGTTTATCAGAATCAAAGTCCAAGATCTTTGAGGAAGACTTCCTGCAGAAGGATAAGAAATCATCAACATGGAACTGGAAAAAGAGCATAAAAGCTTTGACTCATATCCGGGATCGTAAATTCAATTGTTGTTTCTTTCTCCATGTACATTCAATTGAAGGACTGCCCTCAAATTTCAATGATTATAGTTTATGTGTTCATTGGAAACGAAAGGATGAGGTGTTGCACACTTGCCCATCTCATATTTGTCAGGGAGTGGCTGAATTTGAAGAGACTATAATGCATCGATGTTCTGTTTATGGTCATCGAAGTGGAACTCACAATTCGGCGAAGTATGAGGCTAGGCATTTCTTGCTGTATGCATCTGTTGTTGGGAAACCAGGGCTTGATATGGGGAAGCACTGGGTTGATCTTACAAAGTTGCTTCCGGTTACTCTGGATGAGTTAGAGGAGGACAAAAGTTCAGGGAAGTGGTCAACAAGCTATAAGCTCTCAGGCATGGCTAAAGGGGCGACTTTAAATGTTAGTTATGGTTTTTTGATAATGAAGGATAATTCGATTGAGAGTAATAATGTGATCTTTCCTgagcttttaaatttaaatcagAATAGGACAAGCACAGGCAATGACATGCTTCAGCAGGTTGGGAGCATCCCTAGCCATGGGTCTCGTTGCCCTTCTCTATCATTGGATGTCAAAATCCTTAATGAAGGTTTTCCAAATCCTGGGCTTGAGCTTTCTCGCTCTATAAGTTTTATATATAAGAAACTTGATGAAGGGAAGTTGGGTAATTCATTAGGGTCTGATATTTTCTCTGAAGATGTGGAGTCTTTCAAACCAAAGCCCAATTTGTTCTTTGAGTCTGCTGAAGAAATTATTGGAAGTGATTGTGATGATGCAGAGTTTGATGTCACTGAGAAGGGGATAGAATTTTCCACAAAGGAACTGTTGAAACTGGAAGATGGTGCTGCTCAACCTTATGGTGGCTCTAAAGTGGAAACTGTTCATGTGGATGAGATTATTAAGGATGAGGAGACAGACTGTGATTTGAAGAATGATTTCTATGGTAAGTGTAAAGACGGGGATGTAATGGATGATGACAACTTCAAAGAGAATAGTGCATACACCAAAGATTCATCAATGGAAGAACTTGAGTACTTTCTTGACAGCCTGTCAATTTCAGATTCAGCAGAGTTGCATTCTCCGCTGGCCATGAGTGACTTTCTTGAGCAAGAAAACTACTTGGAGGTTAAGTCGAAGTTTAAAGCAAGTAAGGCAGTAAAAAAATCGCTTAGCTTGGATGATGCGACAGAATCTGTGGCAAGTGAATTCTTAAAAATGCTGGGAATAGAGGATAGCTCATTTGGTCTGAGTGCTGATAGTGACCTTGAGTCTCCAAGAGAGTGTCTTTTGAGACAGTTTGAAAAGGATAACCTAGCTTCTGGAAACTTCATTTTTGACTCTGAAGAAACAGAAGTACAGACTCAGTTTGGCTGTGATGCTCCAACTGGGTCTGACTCTGGGAATTTTGGGACTCCAACTGGTTCTGAGTTTGGGAACTGTTGCAAAGATTTACATTTTATTTCGGTTATTCAAGCTGCTGAAGAGGAACACAAGACAATGGGTCAGCCGCTGGTAAGTAGAAGGAAAGCAAAAATGCTTGAAGACTTGGAGACTGTGGCTCTAATGCAAGAATGGGGCTTGAGTGAGAAGGTCTTTCAGAATTCTCCTCGCTATAGCTCTGGTGGATTTGGAAGTCCAATCTATCTCCCCCCTGAAGAGCCTGTCAGATTACCTCCGCTCGGCGAAGGCTTGGGGCCATTCATTCAGACGAAGGATGGAGGCTTTCTGCGTTCTATGCACCCCTCAGTTTTCCGAAATGTGAAGAATGGTGGGAGCTTGATTATGCAAGCTTCTGTTTTAGTTGTGTTACCTGCAGAAATGGGTGCTGATATTATGGAAATATTACAGCATTTGGCATCAATTGGAATTGAAAAATTCTCAATGCAGGCCAGTAAGTTAATGCCTTTGGAGGATATCACTGGGAAGACAATGCATCAAATAGCATGTGAGGCTGCATTTGCATTGGAGGTGCCTGAGAG GCATACTTCATTTGTGCATGAATCAGAGGTTGGGCAAGATACATTTGGTTTGGGAAATACTGCTGAAGAATTTTCATCTTGGCAGAATAATGATAACCTGAACTCAAGTTCAGTAGGAGGTGAGATGGTCTCAGACTATGTATCACTGGAAGATCTTGCACCTTCGGCAATGGATAAGATTGAAGTTCTCTCAATTGAAGGATTAAGAATTCATTCTGGGATGTCAGATGAGGAGGCACCTTCATGCATCAGTTCCAAGTATGTTGAGGAAATCTCTGACTTTGATGGGAAGAAGACTGTCAACTTGATTAGGACTCTTGATTTTGAAGGAGCTGTAGGATTGCATCTATTGAATGCCAGTGATATTGGCAGTGATGACAATGGACTAATGAGCCTGTCTCTAACATTGGATGAGTGGTTGAGGCTGGATTCTGGAATCATCTGTGATGAGGATCAAATTAGCGAGCATACTTCAAAGATCCTTGCAGCCCATCATGCTAAGTGCATGGATCTGGTAAATGGAAGGTTGAAAAGAGACAGAAAATGGGGCAAAGCCTCTGGTAGGAAGTGGGGTATGTTGCAGAACAACTTTACAGTTGCTCTCATGGTGCAGCTTAGAGATCCCTTTAGAAACTATGAACCAGTAGGTGCCCCAGTGCTTGCTCTAATCCAAGTGGAGAGAGTATTTTTCCCTCCAAAACCCAAAATATATAACATGGAGTCAGAACCCAGCAACAGTGGGGAAGTGGTGGATCAGCACGAGTCAGTGGTAAAGGGGGAGGTGGATGGTGAGataaaagagaaggaagaagacgAAGAACTCATTTCTCAGTTCAAAATCACTCAGGTCCATGTTGCAGGTGTAAATACCGAGCCTGGTAGGAAAAAGCTTTGGTGTTCTGCATCACAGCATCAATCTGGATTCCGTTGGTTGCTTGCTAATGGAATAGATAAGACTAATAAGCATGTGCTTTCAAAGTCAAAGGTTATAGTAAAAGCTTCCTCCCAAGTGAGAGCACAGGTGTGGCCTGGTGAAATCTTGTGGAGCATCTCCTGTCGTTTTAATGGCACAAGAGCTAAATGGAAGGAGTTGGCAGCACTGAATCTACATATACGAAACCCTGATGTTATCTTTCCCAGTGAAACTGTCAGATTGTGA
- the LOC100266400 gene encoding probable WRKY transcription factor 50: MADTTAGSQDSPEAESDFELGDTSNFELSEYLLFDDLMEEDHSAFLASEFAQNPIHPGNEVDKPGSSSSQHERPASRNSESGQKKKEAKERVAFITKSEIEILDDGFKWRKYGKKMVKNSPNPRNYYRCSVDGCNVKKRVERDREDPKYVITTYEGIHNHESPSKF; this comes from the exons ATGGCTGACACAACTGCTGGGTCACAGGACTCACCGGAGGCCGAGAGTGATTTTGAGCTTGGTGACACTTCAAATTTTGAGCTTTCTGAGTACTTGTTGTTTGATGATCTCATGGAGGAAGATCATTCAGCATTCCTGGCATCCGAGTTTGCCCAGAATCCAATTCACCCCGGAAATGAAGTTGACAAACCTGGAAGCAGCAGCAGCCAACATGAAAGACCTGCCAGCA GAAACAGTGAGAGTGGgcagaagaagaaagaagctAAAGAAAGGGTTGCATTTATTACAAAATCTGAGATTGAAATCCTGGATGATGGGTTCAAATGGAGGAAGTACGGAAAGAAGATGGTGAAGAACAGCCCAAATCCAAG GAACTATTACAGGTGTTCAGTTGATGGATGCAATGTGAAGAAGAGAGTTGAAAGAGATAGGGAGGATCCCAAGTATGTGATAACAACATATGAGGGCATCCATAACCACGAAAGCCCTTCTAAGTTCTGA
- the LOC100261109 gene encoding 17.3 kDa class II heat shock protein, with protein sequence MDLRMMGLDSPLFSALQHMLDAADGSDKSVSSPTRTYVHDAKAMAATLADVKEYPNSYAFIIDMPGLKSGDIKVHVGGDNVLVISGERKREEEREGAKYVRMERRVGKFMRKFALPENANTDKISAVCQDGVLTVTVEKLPPPEPKQPKTIEVKIA encoded by the coding sequence ATGGATTTGAGAATGATGGGCCTCGATTCTCCACTCTTCTCAGCCCTCCAACACATGCTTGACGCCGCCGACGGCTCCGACAAATCAGTCAGCTCACCTACTCGCACCTACGTCCACGACGCCAAGGCTATGGCTGCTACGCTGGCGGATGTCAAAGAGTACCCGAATTCCTACGCCTTCATCATCGACATGCCGGGGCTGAAGTCCGGTGACATCAAGGTTCATGTGGGGGGCGACAATGTGCTGGTGATCAGCGGAGAGAGGAAGCGGGAGGAGGAGAGGGAAGGCGCAAAGTACGTGAGAATGGAGAGGAGGGTGGggaagtttatgaggaagttTGCGTTGCCGGAGAATGCGAATACTGATAAGATCTCTGCGGTTTGTCAAGATGGCGTGTTGACCGTCACCGTTGAGAAGCTGCCCCCGCCGGAGCCCAAGCAGCCCAAGACCATTGAGGTCAAAATTGCTTGA